In Methylobacterium aquaticum, the following are encoded in one genomic region:
- the ccrA gene encoding crotonyl-CoA carboxylase/reductase — MAASAALEPVAKSGPQVKDLYEIGEIPPLGHVPAKMYAWAIRRERHGPPETSMQIEVLPTWAIGDDEVLVLVMAAGVNYNGVWAGLGEPISPFDVHKADFHIAGSDASGIVWAVGAKVKRWKVGDEVIVHCNQDDGDDEECNGGDPMFSPTQRIWGYETPDGSFGQFCRVQSRQLMHRPKHLTWEESACYTLTLATAYRMLFGHAPHTIKPGQNVLIWGASGGLGVFGVQLCAAAGANAIAVISDESKRDYVMSLGAKGVINRKDFNCWGQLPKVNSPEFNEWTKEARKFGKAIWDITGKGNDVDIVFEHPGEATFPVSALVVKRGGMVVFCAGTTGFNITFDARYVWMRQKRIQGSHFAHLKQAAAANQFVIDRRVDPCMSELFPWDKIPEAHTKMWKNQHAPGNMAVLVNSPRPGLRTFDDVLELSGSR, encoded by the coding sequence ATGGCAGCGAGCGCCGCGCTGGAACCGGTGGCAAAGAGTGGGCCCCAGGTGAAGGATCTCTACGAGATCGGCGAGATTCCGCCGCTCGGCCACGTCCCGGCGAAGATGTATGCCTGGGCGATCCGCCGCGAGCGCCACGGGCCGCCGGAAACCTCGATGCAGATCGAGGTTTTGCCGACCTGGGCGATCGGCGACGACGAGGTGCTCGTCCTCGTGATGGCCGCCGGCGTCAACTACAACGGCGTCTGGGCCGGCCTCGGCGAGCCGATCTCGCCGTTCGACGTCCACAAGGCCGATTTCCACATCGCCGGCTCCGATGCCTCGGGCATCGTCTGGGCGGTCGGCGCCAAGGTGAAGCGCTGGAAGGTCGGCGACGAGGTCATCGTCCACTGCAACCAGGACGACGGCGACGACGAGGAATGTAACGGCGGCGACCCGATGTTCTCGCCGACGCAGCGCATCTGGGGCTACGAGACCCCGGACGGTTCCTTCGGCCAGTTCTGCCGGGTGCAGTCGCGCCAGCTGATGCACCGGCCCAAGCACCTGACCTGGGAAGAGAGCGCCTGCTACACGCTCACGCTGGCCACCGCCTACCGGATGCTGTTCGGCCACGCGCCGCACACGATCAAGCCGGGCCAGAACGTGCTGATCTGGGGCGCCTCGGGCGGCCTCGGCGTGTTCGGCGTGCAGCTCTGCGCGGCGGCCGGCGCCAACGCCATCGCGGTGATCTCCGACGAGTCGAAGCGCGACTACGTCATGAGCCTGGGCGCCAAGGGCGTCATCAACCGCAAGGACTTCAACTGCTGGGGCCAGCTGCCCAAGGTGAACTCGCCCGAGTTCAACGAGTGGACCAAGGAAGCCCGCAAGTTCGGCAAGGCGATCTGGGACATCACCGGCAAGGGCAACGACGTCGACATCGTGTTCGAGCATCCCGGAGAGGCGACCTTCCCGGTCTCGGCGCTGGTGGTGAAGCGCGGCGGCATGGTGGTGTTCTGCGCCGGCACGACCGGCTTCAACATCACCTTCGACGCCCGCTACGTCTGGATGCGGCAGAAGCGCATCCAGGGCTCGCACTTCGCCCACCTGAAGCAGGCGGCCGCCGCCAACCAGTTCGTCATCGACCGCCGGGTCGATCCCTGCATGAGCGAGCTCTTCCCCTGGGACAAGATCCCGGAGGCCCACACCAAGATGTGGAAGAACCAGCACGCCCCGGGCAACATGGCGGTGCTGGTGAACTCGCCGCGTCCGGGCCTGCGGACCTTCGACGACGTGCTGGAGCTGTCCGGCTCCCGCTGA
- the leuD gene encoding 3-isopropylmalate dehydratase small subunit produces the protein MEKFTVLEGVAAPLPIVNVDTDRIIPKQYLKTIKRTGLGKGLFSEMRYRDDGSENPDFVLNQPAYRNAKILVAGDNFGCGSSREHAPWALADFGIRCIISTSFADIFFNNSAKNGILLITVSPEDLEKLLDDANRGANATLTIDLENQLIKGPDGGTLHFDIDPGRKHNLLNGLDDIGLTLEKAPAIDAYEQKLAERPWA, from the coding sequence ATGGAAAAGTTCACCGTGCTGGAGGGCGTTGCGGCCCCGCTGCCGATCGTCAACGTCGACACCGACCGCATCATCCCCAAGCAGTACCTCAAGACGATCAAGCGCACCGGCCTCGGCAAGGGCCTGTTCTCCGAGATGCGCTACCGCGACGACGGCTCGGAGAATCCCGACTTCGTCCTCAACCAGCCGGCCTACCGCAACGCCAAGATCCTGGTCGCGGGCGACAATTTCGGCTGCGGCTCCTCGCGCGAGCACGCCCCCTGGGCCCTGGCCGATTTCGGCATCCGCTGCATCATCTCGACGAGCTTTGCCGACATCTTCTTCAACAACAGCGCCAAGAACGGCATCCTGCTGATCACGGTGTCGCCGGAGGACCTGGAGAAGCTCCTCGACGACGCCAATCGCGGCGCCAACGCGACGCTGACGATCGACCTCGAGAACCAGCTCATCAAGGGGCCGGACGGCGGCACCCTGCATTTCGACATCGATCCGGGCCGCAAGCACAACCTGCTCAACGGCCTCGACGATATCGGCCTGACCCTGGAGAAGGCGCCGGCGATCGACGCCTACGAGCAGAAGCTCGCCGAGCGGCCCTGGGCCTGA
- a CDS encoding IS110 family transposase has product MTEVTRIGLDTSKGSFQLHGVDASEAVVLKQKLTRTKMQEFFEKQPACLVVLEACAASHYWARTLGAMGHTVRLIAPQLVKPYVLRSKNDARDAAALCEAASRPQMRYVPVKTPEQQAAQMLAGLREQRLKRRTQISNSLRGYAAEFGLTVPQGLAHLADLAERFAKEPAVPDLARTLFADLWEEYQDADERVQEADRQLKLWQRENTTCQRLSEVPGLGPVASALLVMKTPDPAAFDSGRDFAAWLGLTPKDHSTAGRQRLGGITRAGDEQLRSVLVAGAMAVLRHHKPGSGGLKGWLTGLLARKPMKVVAVALANKLARIAWRLLVSGGSYDPAWAGAAVGGAAPAQA; this is encoded by the coding sequence ATGACCGAGGTTACCCGCATTGGGCTGGATACGTCCAAGGGAAGTTTTCAGCTGCACGGCGTCGATGCGTCCGAGGCTGTGGTCCTGAAGCAGAAGCTGACCCGGACCAAGATGCAGGAGTTCTTCGAGAAGCAGCCGGCCTGCCTGGTGGTGCTGGAGGCCTGTGCGGCGTCGCACTACTGGGCCCGCACGCTGGGGGCGATGGGCCACACGGTCCGGCTGATCGCTCCGCAATTGGTCAAGCCCTACGTGCTGCGCTCCAAGAACGACGCCCGGGACGCGGCAGCCCTGTGCGAGGCAGCCAGCCGGCCGCAGATGCGTTACGTGCCGGTCAAGACGCCCGAGCAGCAGGCCGCGCAGATGCTGGCGGGCCTGCGCGAGCAGCGGCTGAAGCGGCGCACCCAGATCAGCAACAGCCTGCGCGGCTACGCGGCCGAGTTCGGGCTCACGGTCCCGCAGGGTCTGGCCCATCTCGCGGACCTGGCGGAGCGCTTCGCGAAGGAGCCGGCAGTGCCGGACCTGGCCCGCACGCTGTTTGCGGATCTATGGGAGGAGTACCAGGATGCTGACGAGCGGGTGCAAGAGGCTGACCGCCAGCTCAAGCTCTGGCAGCGGGAGAACACGACCTGCCAGCGGCTGAGCGAGGTGCCGGGGCTGGGTCCGGTCGCCTCGGCGTTGCTGGTGATGAAGACGCCCGATCCCGCGGCGTTCGACAGCGGCCGGGACTTCGCGGCGTGGCTGGGCCTGACGCCCAAGGACCACTCGACGGCGGGCCGCCAGCGGCTAGGCGGGATCACGCGAGCGGGTGACGAGCAGTTGCGCAGCGTGCTGGTGGCTGGCGCGATGGCGGTGTTGCGTCACCACAAGCCGGGCAGCGGCGGGCTGAAAGGCTGGCTGACGGGGCTTCTGGCACGCAAGCCGATGAAGGTGGTGGCGGTGGCGCTGGCCAACAAGCTGGCGCGGATTGCCTGGCGTCTTCTGGTGAGCGGGGGCTCGTACGACCCGGCCTGGGCCGGCGCTGCTGTGGGCGGGGCTGCGCCGGCCCAGGCCTGA
- a CDS encoding lytic murein transglycosylase: MTRRATLTAATLLCLAGFGLPQAALADFRSCLAGIGQDAAAAGVSPAAFQAATAGIAFDDKVIELSQAQPEFKTPIWDYMAALVDDERVDDGRAAMRQHANALAQAEARYGVDRYTIAAVWGVESNFGKNLGKMPLVQSLATLACGGTRRREFFRSELIATLKIIDRGDIAPERLTGSWAGAFGQTQFMPTTYQRLAVDLDGDGRRDVVDSVPDAVGSTANFLRVAKWHNGQPWGYEVRLPRGFNVAAAGRKNKKPVAHWASLGVTRIDGRPLSGEGPVGILAPAGADGPAFVVTKNFDAIYSYNAAESYGLAIAVLSDRLRGKGGVQTAWPTDDPPLSRAERRSLQSALTARGYDVGEPDGKVGAKTREAIKDIERRLGMPQTGRPGGKVLEALLRGN; the protein is encoded by the coding sequence ATGACACGGCGCGCGACCCTCACGGCCGCCACCCTGCTCTGCCTCGCCGGGTTCGGCCTGCCGCAGGCGGCTTTGGCGGATTTCCGCTCCTGCCTCGCCGGCATCGGCCAGGATGCGGCGGCGGCCGGCGTCTCGCCGGCGGCGTTCCAGGCGGCGACGGCGGGCATCGCCTTCGACGACAAGGTGATCGAGCTGTCCCAGGCCCAGCCCGAGTTCAAGACACCGATCTGGGACTACATGGCCGCCCTCGTGGACGACGAGCGGGTCGATGACGGCCGCGCCGCCATGCGCCAGCACGCCAACGCCCTCGCCCAGGCCGAGGCGCGCTACGGCGTCGACCGCTACACCATCGCGGCGGTGTGGGGCGTCGAATCGAATTTCGGTAAGAACCTCGGCAAGATGCCGCTGGTGCAGTCGCTCGCGACGCTCGCCTGCGGCGGCACCCGCCGGCGCGAGTTCTTCCGCAGCGAGTTGATCGCCACCCTCAAGATCATCGACCGCGGCGACATCGCGCCCGAGCGCCTGACCGGCTCCTGGGCCGGCGCCTTCGGCCAGACCCAGTTCATGCCGACCACCTATCAGCGCCTCGCGGTCGACCTCGACGGCGACGGGCGGCGCGACGTGGTCGATTCGGTGCCGGACGCGGTCGGCTCCACCGCCAACTTCCTGCGCGTCGCCAAGTGGCACAACGGCCAGCCCTGGGGCTACGAGGTGCGGCTGCCCCGCGGCTTCAACGTCGCGGCGGCCGGGCGCAAGAACAAGAAGCCGGTGGCGCACTGGGCCTCGCTCGGCGTCACCCGGATCGACGGGCGGCCGCTCTCCGGCGAGGGACCGGTAGGCATCCTGGCGCCGGCCGGCGCCGACGGGCCGGCCTTCGTGGTGACGAAGAACTTCGACGCGATCTACTCCTACAACGCCGCCGAATCCTACGGGCTCGCCATCGCGGTCCTGTCCGACCGCCTGCGCGGCAAGGGCGGCGTGCAGACCGCCTGGCCGACCGACGACCCACCCCTGTCCCGGGCCGAGCGCCGCAGCCTGCAGAGCGCGCTCACCGCCCGCGGCTACGATGTCGGCGAGCCGGACGGCAAGGTCGGCGCGAAGACCCGCGAGGCGATCAAGGACATCGAGCGCCGGCTCGGCATGCCGCAGACCGGGCGGCCCGGCGGCAAGGTGCTTGAGGCGCTGTTGCGGGGTAATTGA
- a CDS encoding deoxyguanosinetriphosphate triphosphohydrolase: MRRTGERWRAPFGSDPFASRGRLIPEAASPTRTDFQRDRDRIVHSAAFRRLKHKTQVFVHHEGDHYRTRLTHTLEVSQIARALARALGLDEDLAEALALAHDLGHTCFGHTGEDALHACMADHGGFDHNAQALRLVTRLERRYATFDGLNLTWETLEGLVKHNGPLLTRDGRPTPHYEAGGIPVAITEYNAVNDLELSTFAGPEAQVAALADDIAYDAHDLDDGLRADLFRLDDLAEVPFLDGLLDEIRRTYPGLERSRVVHELARRVITRFVEDVIAEAERRLSALQPADAAAIRHAAAPVVAFSEAMAAADRDIKTFLFARMYRHPGVMAVRRRAASIVEDLFSAFRQDPTRMPDEWRAGLSGPDDPRTPRRVADFIAGMTDNYAVSQHRRLFPETPDLHWVIWPGLEG, from the coding sequence GTGAGACGGACAGGCGAGCGCTGGCGGGCCCCCTTCGGCAGCGACCCGTTCGCGTCGCGCGGGCGGCTGATCCCGGAGGCGGCCTCGCCGACCCGCACCGATTTCCAGCGCGACCGCGACCGGATCGTGCATTCGGCGGCCTTCCGGCGGCTGAAGCACAAGACCCAGGTCTTCGTCCATCACGAGGGCGACCATTACCGCACCCGCCTGACCCACACCCTGGAGGTGAGCCAGATCGCCCGCGCGCTCGCCCGGGCGCTGGGTCTCGACGAGGACCTGGCCGAGGCGCTCGCGCTCGCCCACGACCTCGGCCATACCTGCTTCGGCCATACCGGTGAGGATGCCCTGCATGCCTGCATGGCCGATCACGGCGGCTTCGACCACAACGCCCAGGCCCTGCGGCTGGTGACGCGGCTGGAGCGCCGCTACGCCACCTTCGACGGGCTCAACCTGACCTGGGAGACGCTCGAAGGGCTGGTCAAGCATAACGGCCCGCTCCTGACCCGCGACGGGCGGCCGACGCCGCATTACGAGGCGGGCGGCATCCCGGTGGCGATCACCGAGTACAACGCCGTCAACGACCTGGAACTGTCGACCTTCGCCGGGCCCGAGGCCCAGGTGGCGGCGCTCGCCGACGACATCGCCTACGACGCCCACGACCTCGACGACGGCCTGCGCGCCGACCTGTTCCGCCTCGACGACCTGGCGGAGGTGCCGTTCCTGGACGGCCTCCTCGACGAGATCCGGCGGACCTATCCGGGCCTCGAGCGCTCGCGGGTTGTGCACGAGCTCGCCCGCCGGGTCATCACCCGCTTCGTCGAGGATGTGATCGCCGAGGCCGAGCGGCGCTTGTCGGCGTTGCAGCCCGCGGACGCCGCCGCGATCCGCCACGCCGCGGCTCCGGTGGTCGCCTTCTCGGAGGCGATGGCCGCGGCCGACCGGGACATCAAGACCTTCCTGTTCGCCCGGATGTACCGCCATCCCGGCGTGATGGCGGTGCGCCGCCGCGCCGCCTCGATCGTCGAGGACCTGTTCTCCGCCTTCCGGCAAGACCCGACCCGGATGCCCGACGAATGGCGCGCCGGCCTCTCCGGTCCCGACGATCCCCGCACCCCGCGCCGGGTCGCCGACTTCATCGCCGGCATGACCGACAATTACGCGGTCAGCCAGCACCGCCGGCTGTTTCCCGAGACGCCGGACCTGCACTGGGTGATCTGGCCGGGGCTGGAGGGGTGA
- the erpA gene encoding iron-sulfur cluster insertion protein ErpA has product MTPITLTSRAARRINEIMGAEPPGSMLRISVNGGGCSGFQYAFDIAKDRADDDLAVERDGATVLVDPTSLPYMEGATIDFVNDLIGQSFKIENPQATASCGCGTSFSL; this is encoded by the coding sequence ATGACCCCGATCACCCTGACGTCCCGCGCCGCCCGCCGCATCAACGAGATCATGGGCGCCGAGCCCCCCGGCTCGATGCTGCGCATCAGCGTGAATGGCGGCGGCTGCTCCGGGTTCCAGTACGCCTTCGACATCGCGAAGGACCGCGCCGACGACGACCTGGCCGTGGAGCGCGACGGCGCGACGGTGCTGGTCGACCCGACCTCGCTCCCGTACATGGAGGGCGCGACGATCGATTTCGTCAACGACCTGATCGGCCAGTCGTTCAAGATCGAGAACCCGCAGGCCACCGCCTCCTGCGGCTGCGGCACCTCGTTCTCCCTGTAA
- a CDS encoding GNAT family N-acetyltransferase — protein MLIRAARPEDAPAIWSIIGPVIRAGETYTLDPQMSEAEALAYWMGPDKQTFVAEEAGEILGTYYMRPNQAGGGAHICNCGYMTRQGATGRGIARRMAGHSLDHARSRGYRGMQFNFVVSTNERAVRLWHALGFATVGRLPLAFRHPEHGYVDALVMFQQLQEPA, from the coding sequence ATGCTGATCCGCGCCGCCCGCCCCGAGGACGCCCCCGCCATCTGGTCGATCATCGGCCCGGTGATCCGCGCCGGCGAAACCTACACCCTCGACCCGCAGATGAGCGAGGCCGAGGCCCTGGCCTACTGGATGGGACCGGACAAGCAGACCTTCGTCGCCGAGGAGGCCGGCGAGATCCTCGGCACCTATTACATGCGGCCCAACCAGGCCGGCGGCGGCGCCCACATCTGCAATTGCGGATACATGACGCGCCAAGGCGCGACGGGACGCGGGATCGCCCGGCGGATGGCCGGGCACTCGCTCGATCACGCCCGCTCGCGCGGCTATCGGGGGATGCAGTTCAACTTCGTCGTCAGCACCAACGAGCGGGCGGTGCGGCTGTGGCACGCGCTCGGCTTCGCGACCGTGGGGCGACTGCCGCTGGCGTTCCGCCATCCCGAGCATGGATACGTGGATGCGCTGGTGATGTTCCAGCAGTTGCAAGAGCCTGCCTGA
- a CDS encoding flavin monoamine oxidase family protein: MALSRRSLLAGAAILAASAKARAAADAEVAVIGAGAAGLAAAAAIRRSGHSVVVLEARGRIGGRAFTETGLGPGRSFDAGAQYVHWAERNPWREIVRAAGVRTSDDAASPWPVLVKDGVRASESERRQRRAGFGRVSALLDHPAGPDRSVAQAVAGEDEAARAAATGLTRLTLGEEPDRVSAADYDQLWSGDDIWVDGYGALVAGHHADLPVRLDTPVTAIDWRGPGVAVETPRGTLRAACAIVTVPVGVLASGAVRFTPALPAATAEAVAGLTMGAYTKIGLALDLARLTAQDLRDAVILRSGTPGLTAYLEMQPFGKPLAVLHCGGDGARALCEAGERSALAAATDHLVSVFGSDIRAAVTGGRLAAWWTDPFARGSYSLARPGHLAAREALRRPVAGRIFLAGEAAAGGAAMTVGGATLDGERAARDALKRLGS, from the coding sequence ATGGCGCTGTCGCGTCGCTCCCTTCTGGCCGGGGCCGCCATCCTGGCCGCCTCAGCCAAAGCCCGCGCGGCGGCGGATGCCGAAGTCGCGGTGATCGGCGCGGGCGCCGCCGGCCTTGCGGCGGCGGCGGCGATCCGGCGCAGCGGCCACAGCGTCGTGGTGCTGGAGGCGCGCGGGCGCATCGGCGGGCGGGCCTTCACCGAGACCGGCTTGGGCCCGGGGCGCAGCTTCGATGCCGGCGCCCAATACGTGCATTGGGCCGAGCGCAACCCGTGGCGGGAGATCGTGCGGGCGGCGGGCGTGCGCACCAGCGACGACGCCGCGAGCCCCTGGCCGGTCCTGGTGAAGGACGGCGTGCGGGCGAGCGAGAGCGAGCGGCGCCAGCGCCGGGCCGGCTTCGGGCGGGTCAGCGCCCTCCTCGACCATCCGGCCGGCCCGGACCGCTCGGTGGCGCAGGCCGTGGCCGGCGAGGACGAGGCGGCGCGGGCCGCGGCGACGGGGCTCACCCGCCTCACCCTCGGCGAGGAGCCGGACCGGGTCTCCGCCGCCGATTACGACCAGCTCTGGTCGGGCGACGACATCTGGGTCGACGGCTACGGCGCCCTGGTGGCCGGCCACCATGCCGACCTGCCGGTGCGGCTGGACACGCCCGTCACGGCGATCGACTGGCGCGGCCCGGGTGTGGCCGTCGAGACGCCGCGCGGCACGCTGCGCGCGGCCTGCGCCATCGTGACGGTGCCGGTCGGCGTGCTGGCCTCGGGCGCGGTGCGCTTCACCCCCGCCCTGCCGGCGGCGACGGCGGAAGCGGTGGCGGGGCTGACGATGGGCGCCTACACCAAGATCGGCCTCGCCCTCGACCTCGCCCGGCTGACAGCACAAGACCTGCGCGACGCCGTGATCCTGCGAAGCGGCACGCCCGGCCTCACCGCCTATCTGGAGATGCAGCCGTTCGGGAAGCCGTTGGCGGTGCTCCATTGCGGCGGCGACGGCGCCCGCGCCCTGTGCGAGGCGGGCGAGAGGTCGGCCCTCGCCGCAGCGACCGACCATCTCGTGAGCGTCTTCGGATCGGACATCCGGGCCGCCGTCACGGGTGGGCGCCTCGCCGCCTGGTGGACCGATCCGTTCGCCCGCGGCAGCTATTCGCTGGCCCGTCCCGGCCATCTCGCCGCCCGCGAGGCCCTGCGCCGGCCGGTCGCCGGGCGGATCTTCCTCGCCGGCGAGGCCGCGGCGGGCGGGGCGGCGATGACGGTGGGCGGGGCGACGCTCGACGGCGAGCGGGCCGCGCGGGACGCGCTCAAGCGGCTGGGTTCCTAA
- a CDS encoding S1C family serine protease codes for MPDRFLRVALTTALVLLALFVAQPYVTSLLFSADAPRAVTARGELSPIEASTVALFERAAPSVVYVFARPRQGAVTFDPETGERREGGGEQTGSGFVWDAAGHIVTNNHVIQGGGDIQVRLSTGEVVPATIAGTDPNYDLAVLKLGRVASAPPPIAIGTSADLKVGQFTYAIGNPFGLDHTLTTGVVSALQRRLPTAEGRELSGVIQTDAAINPGNSGGPLLDSAGRLIGVNTAIFSPSGASAGIGFAIPVDVVNRVVPNLIRTGRTPNPGIGIVAASEEAAARLGIDGLVVVRVLPGSPAAQAGLQGVDPATGELGDIVMGVNGRPVRRLADLTAALEAAGVGSRVTLQIERDGRAITLSVTPADMGQRRR; via the coding sequence GTGCCCGATCGCTTCCTGCGGGTCGCCCTGACCACCGCGCTGGTGCTCCTCGCCCTGTTCGTGGCGCAGCCCTACGTCACGAGCCTGCTGTTCTCCGCCGATGCGCCCCGGGCGGTGACGGCACGGGGCGAGCTGTCGCCGATCGAGGCCTCGACCGTGGCCCTGTTCGAGCGCGCGGCGCCGTCGGTGGTCTACGTCTTCGCCCGCCCGCGGCAGGGCGCCGTGACCTTCGATCCCGAGACCGGCGAGCGCCGGGAGGGCGGGGGCGAGCAGACCGGCTCGGGCTTCGTCTGGGACGCGGCCGGCCACATCGTCACCAACAACCACGTCATCCAGGGCGGCGGCGACATCCAGGTCCGCCTTTCCACCGGCGAGGTCGTGCCCGCCACGATCGCCGGCACCGATCCGAACTACGACCTCGCGGTCCTGAAGCTCGGGCGCGTCGCCTCCGCGCCGCCGCCGATCGCCATCGGCACCTCGGCCGACCTCAAGGTCGGGCAGTTCACCTACGCCATCGGCAACCCGTTCGGCCTCGACCACACCCTGACCACCGGCGTGGTGAGCGCGCTCCAGCGCCGGCTGCCGACCGCGGAGGGCCGCGAGCTCTCCGGGGTGATCCAGACCGACGCGGCGATCAACCCTGGCAATTCCGGCGGGCCGCTGCTCGATTCCGCCGGACGCCTGATCGGGGTCAACACCGCGATCTTCTCGCCGTCCGGCGCCAGTGCGGGCATCGGCTTCGCCATCCCCGTCGACGTCGTCAACCGGGTGGTGCCCAACCTGATCCGCACCGGCCGCACCCCGAACCCCGGCATCGGCATCGTGGCGGCGAGCGAGGAGGCGGCGGCCCGGCTCGGCATCGACGGCCTCGTAGTGGTGCGGGTGCTGCCCGGCTCGCCCGCCGCCCAGGCCGGCCTCCAGGGCGTCGATCCGGCGACCGGCGAACTCGGCGACATCGTCATGGGGGTGAACGGCCGCCCGGTGCGGCGGCTCGCCGATCTCACCGCGGCGCTCGAAGCCGCGGGCGTCGGCAGCCGCGTGACGCTCCAGATCGAACGCGACGGGCGGGCGATCACCCTCTCGGTCACCCCGGCGGATATGGGACAGCGCCGGCGCTGA